In Myripristis murdjan chromosome 9, fMyrMur1.1, whole genome shotgun sequence, the following proteins share a genomic window:
- the LOC115365951 gene encoding 4-hydroxyphenylpyruvate dioxygenase-like, which yields MTTYTDKGEKHERGQFLCFDHITFWVGNAKQAASYYCNKLGFEPLAYQGLETGSRDVVSHAVKQGKIIYVFSSALNPGNKEMGEHLVKHGDGVKDIAFTVKDCDFLVQKARERGAVIIKEPYTLEDKYGRVKLAVLQTYGDTTHTFVERTAYSGLFLPGFHPPLYRDPLLAKLPSGKLNFIDHVVGNQPDDEMVPVVEWYQRNLLFHRFWSVDDKQLQTEFSALRSIVVANYEETVKMPINEPAIGKRMSQIQEYVEYYGGPGVQHIAMNTSDIIPAIRNLKERGMEFMFVPDTYYEQLKEKLKHSKVKISEDLDVLQELRILVDYDDNGYLLQIFTKPVQDRPTVFLEVIQRHNHQGFGAGNFKSLFEAIEADQDARGNLTIMTPNGESKHM from the exons ATG acAACATACACAGATAAAGGCGAAAAG catGAGcggggccagttcctctgcttTGACCACATAACATTCTGGGTTGGAAATGctaaacag GCTGCATCATACTATTGTAATAAGCTTGGATTTGAGCCTCTAGCATACCAGGGTTTGGAGACAGGTAGTCGAGATGTGGTGTCCCACGCTGTCAAACAAGGCAAG ATCATTTATGTGTTCTCTTCTGCCCTCAATCCTGGAAACAAAG AAATGGGAGAACATTTGGTCAAGCATGGGGATGGTGTCAAAGACATTGCATTCACAGTGAAGGACTGTGACTTCTTAGTGCAG AAAGCTCGTGAGCGAGGTGCAGTTATTATAAAGGAGCCCTACACCTTGGAGGACAAGTATGGTAGAGTAAAGCTGGCTGTGCTTCAAACG TATGGGGACACCACACATACATTTGTGGAGAGGACAGCATACAGTGGACTGTTCCTTCCAGGCTTCCATCCTCCTTTGTACCGAGACCCTCTCTTAGCCAAACT gCCAAGTGGAAAACTAAACTTCATCGATCATGTTGTAGGAAATCAACCAGACGATGAGATGGTTCCTGTGGTGGAATG GTATCAGAGAAACCTTCTCTTTCATCGCTTCTGGTCGGTGGATGACAAGCAGCTGCAGACAGAGTTCAGTGCCCTGCGCTCCATTGTGGTGGCAAACTATGAGGAGACTGTGAAGATGCCCATTAATGAGCCTGCCATTGGGAAGCGCATGTCTCAAATCCag GAGTATGTCGAGTACTATGGAGGGCCGGGAGTGCAGCATATTGCCATGAATACATCGGATATCATCCCTGCA ATCCGTAACCTGAAGGAGCGTGGGATGGAGTTTATGTTTGTACCAGACACTTACTACGAACAGCTGAAAGAGAAACTGAAACACTCAAAGGTCAAAATCTCAGAGGACCTGGATGTTTTGCAG GAGCTGAGGATCTTGGTGGACTATGACGACAATGGCTATTTACTCCAGATTTTCACCAAGCCAGTTCAGGATCGCCCCACTGTGTTCTTGGAAGTTATTCAGAGACATAATCATCAG GGTTTCGGTGCAGGAAATTTCAAGTCTCTTTTTGAAGCCATTGAAGCAGACCAGGACGCCAGGGGAAATCTGACTATCATGACACCAAATGGAGAGTCAAAGCACATGTGA
- the LOC115364681 gene encoding histone-lysine N-methyltransferase SETD1B-A-like — MKLGRPSVLANVMESEQQEPSGRDAAPRQWRSCKLIIDPSLTNGLYKVYRYDGQHFNIPDLGVFPVAAVRDPRVRRLWSRCDSTDLVVPRFKIDECYVGPIPPKEVTFCRLNDNVREGFLTDMCKKYGHVEEVEIFYNPKTKKHLGIAKVIFDTVRAAKDAVQHLHRISVMGNIIHVEIDPKGENRMRYLQLLLSGLYTPWTLPVGSSEQTLQSLIDNLPDSCYASLQGTPVFQGEPTTNSVHKPSRQEIVYRKPTRYHGRSRKSSDLTYILKHFKPQPPLLHAQIQNPGNRQQPSMCSQDSQTSVDSSAEPSFPFSPPNQESREEVTTISKALPLNCNSLSILSINVTPERQAAASCPPAYKGCTTESSLPAICLPSGTIPFPPPAWLPPPGHHTCIPVPPPPIPPPPTLFGPPPPLIAPPSVAHPVHPYPLHMERFYKENPPRPCSAPLSFCGPPWPSLPFPMFNPLVPPPGYLSIKESSHKITVEKVLEVIMEELKSIIKRDMTRRMVESVAFRLFDEWWDCQEKKAKVKRKGHCLATLEEPKNVLSSTHESDQLTNSVKLGDDRARLQPEGGGSSALKRRHARPLELDSDDEDEEEDNKSIDTETMLDKEEPVLVDDAPKVQCNRGELDDEEEEEAVQKYSKGKDIIISKATDGVQLSDSEILSETGSSEESDYSSDFESSDSYSTQSTGNSSYSDLSSEEDEDMEDSCIEIPPDEESMDLEPPVTPSAPLTPGAELELGLHDWSEGLQRREPQDDLYTCKHDPSDLDAVMDFVTSDRQDSLTPPSPIGIPVVEPNFDVEVESPEWRMESLDNMERPLTPSGYLIDSDPELPIRHKTTPSAVEVEERPHTPGQGIVAHVETGDCMDELLSFSPASSEAALSPSELQVSYTVNEDMPKTPGAEERGRWTPYSSGRAPATPGRETTLSEASTVRSPPLSSPLSFQSLQSNNLYTSTPRTPGRTTAHQKRARMMTTSQGGNVFFPLLCDESLTGSPIVVSSPCRLSESSADTPDEKGVWMSAGVRTKPLQGLENMPGLLHEESRRETERFLLLREQRRWQKMRRKRRKLRQRQRQRSLKRVTASLSSLKGPYRCRSLCEEMRILHSVWKKGLDEEDAGLLHITYERLKQQDNAFGWLSDTIWIHHPYSSLTRVSAEKSEEHSFCQQKHMTGCARSEGFYKISRKDKLKYLNTTWLPTDTSTASTQGICIPARPPAPLRAGSDFRSEQRRLLSSFSCDSDLVKFNQLKFRKKRIRFCRSHIHEWGLFAMEPIAADEMVIEYVGQTIRQVIADMREKRYEDEGIGSSYMFRIAQDAIIDATKCGNLARFINHSCNPNCYAKIITVESQKKIVIYSRQPISINEEITYDYKFPLEDEKIPCLCGAGSCRGSLN; from the exons ATGAAACTTGGGCGACCTTCG gTTTTGGCGAATGTAATGGAAAGCGAACAACAAGAGCCTAGCGGGAGAGACGCAGCGCCTAGGCAGTGGAGAAGTTGCAAGTTGATAATTGACCCCTCGCTGACAAACGGACTCTACAAAGTGTACCGTTATGATGGGCAGCACTTCAACATCCCC GATTTAGGAGTGTTTCCTGTGGCCGCGGTCAGAGATCCCCGTGTCCGCCGCCTGTGGAGCAGATGTGACAGCACTGACCTCGTAGTCCCCAGGTTTAAG ATTGATGAATGTTATGTGGGCCCTATTCCTCCCAAAGAAGTGACATTTTGCAGGCTTAACGACAATGTCAGGGAGGGCTTCCTGACTGACATGTGCAAAAAATACGGACACGTCGAAGAAGTGGAAATCTTTTACAATCCCAAAACCAAGAAGCACTTGGGAATTGCCAAAGTGATTTTTGACACGGTCAGGGCTGCAAAAGACGCTGTTCAGCACCTCCATCGGATTTCAGTGATGGGGAACATTATTCATGTGGAGATTGATCCAAAAG GTGAAAACAGGATGCGTTATCTCCAGCTTCTTTTAAGTGGGCTCTATACCCCTTGGACATTGCCAGTGGGAAGCAGTGAGCAAACTCTTCAGAGCCTTATTGACAATTTGCCG GACTCCTGCTACGCCAGCCTTCAGGGGACTCCAGTCTTCCAGGGGGAGCCCACCACCAATAGTGTTCACAAACCATCAAGACAAGAGATCGTCTATCGCAAACCCACAAGATATCATGGGAGATCCCGTAAAAGCTCAGACCTCACCTacattttaaagcatttcaAACCACAGCCACCTCTCCTTCATGCCCAGATACAAAATCCAGGTAACCGCCAGCAGCCTTCCATGTGCAGTCAGGATTCACAAACCTCTGTTGACAGCAGTGCAGAGccttcctttcccttttcccctcctAATCAGGAGTCCAGGGAGGAGGTCACTACTATCTCTAAAGCTTTACCTTTGAACTGCAACTCACTCAGCATCTTAAGCATTAATGTCACCCCTGAGAGGCAGGCGGCAGCGTCCTGCCCACCTGCCTACAAAGGATGCACCACAGAGTCATCACTGCCTGCAA TCTGCCTGCCAAGTGGTACcattccctttcctcctccagcaTGGCTGCCACCTCCAGGCCATCACACCTGCATCCCTGTGCCTCCTCCCCCTATTCCACCCCCACCCACTTTGTTTGGGCCCCCACCACCTTTGATTGCTCCACCCTCTGTTGCACACCCTGTTCATCCCTACCCCTTACACATGGAGCGTTTTTACAAGGAGAATCCCCCAAGGCCTTGCAGTGCACCTTTATCATTCTGTGGACCGCCCTGGCCCAGTTTACCTTTTCCCATGTTCAACCCCTTGGTGCCACCTCCAGGGTACCTGTCCATTAAGGAGAGCTCTCATAAAATCACAGTGGAAAAGGTTTTGGAAGTCATCATGGAAGAACTGAAGTCCATCATTAAGAGAGACATGACACGTAGAATGGTTGAGAGCGTTGCTTTCAGGCTATTTGATGAATGGTGGGACTGTCAGGAGAAGAAAGCAAAG GTTAAAAGGAAAGGTCATTGTCTTGCTACACTGGAGGAGCCAAAAAATGTGCTGTCCTCTACCCATGAAAGTGATCAGCTAACAAATTCTG tgaaattagGGGATGATAGAGCAAGACTTCAGCCAGAGGGAGGTGGCTCTTCAGCTCTAAAACGCAGGCATGCAAGACCACTTGAGcttgacagtgatgatgaagacGAAGAAGAGGACAATAAAAGTATTGATACTGAAACTATGTTAGACAAAGAGGAACCTGTGCTAGTTGATGACGCTCCTAAAGTCCAG TGTAACAGAGGTGAGcttgatgatgaggaggaagaggaggcggtGCAAAAGTACTCCAAGGGTAAAGACATCATCATCTCCAAAGCTACTGATGGAGTGCAACTCTCAGATAGTG AGATTCTTTCAGAGACGGGCTCCTCAGAGGAAAGTGATTACTCATCAGACTTTGAGTCCTCTGACTCTTACTCCACACAGAGCACTGGCAACTCATCTTACTCTGACCTCAGctctgaggaggatgaagacatGGAGGACAGCTGCATAGAGATACCACCAGATGAGGAATCAATGGACTTAGAGCCCCCAGTCACCCCCTCAGCTCCTCTTACCCCCGGTGCTGAGCTGGAGCTGGGTCTGCATGACTGGTCAGAGGGGCTTCAAAGGAGGGAACCACAAGATGACCTGTACACATGTAAACATGACCCCAGTGATCTGGATGCTGTGATGGACTTTGTAACCAGCGACCGCCAGGATAGCCTCACGCCTCCATCACCTATAGGAATTCCAG TGGTGGAGCCTAACTTTGATGTGGAGGTAGAGAGCCCTGAATGGAGGATGGAGTCACTCGATAACATGGAAAGGCCCCTCACTCCTTCTGGCTACTTAATAGACAGTGACCCTGAGCTGCCGATAAGGCATAAAACAACGCCCTCTGCTGTGGAGGTGGAGGAACGTCCACACACTCCAGGTCAGGGCATAGTGGCTCATGTTGAGACTGGGGACTGCATGGATGaactcctttctttctctccagcaAGCAGTGAGGCTGCCCTGTCTCCCTCCGAGCTGCAGGTCTCCTACACAGTCAACGAGGACATGCCCAAAACACCCggtgcagaggagagaggtaGATGGACTCCATACAGCTCTGGGAGAGCTCCAGCAACACCGGGCAGAGAGACAACTCTGTCAGAGGCAAGCACAGTGAGGAGTCCACCTCTCAGTAGCCCGCTCTCCTTTCAATCCCTTCAATCCAACAATCTTTATACTAGTACCCCACGAACTCCTGGAAGAACAACAGCCCACCAGAAGAGGGCACGAATGATGACCACCTCACAGGGAGGAAATGTTTTCTTCCCTCTGCTGTGTGATGAGTCTCTCACAGGCTCCCCCATCGTAGTGTCCTCTCCCTGCAGACTCTCTGAGTCCTCAGCAGACACTCCTGATGAGAAGGGTGTGTGGATGAGTGCAGGTGTGAGGACCAAGCCATTGCAGGGGTTGGAAAATATGCCGGGCCTCCTGcatgaggagagcaggagagagacagagaggttcTTACTTTTGAGAGAACAAAGGAGGTGGCagaagatgaggagaaagaggaggaaactgcGACAACGGCAGCGACAGCGATCACTAAAAAGAGTCACTGCTTCACTTTCTTCTCTCAAAGGTCCTTACAGGTGCCGTTCACTATGTGAAGAGATGAGAATCCTCCACTCTGTTTGGAAGAAGGGCCTTGATGAAGAAGATGCAGGCCTGCTGCACATTACATATGAGAGGCTGAAACAGCAAGATAATGCTTTTGGTTGGCTCAGTGACACCATCTGGATACATCATCCTTAT TCCTCACTGACCAGAGTGTCAGCAGAGAAGAGCGAGGAACACAGCTTCTGTCAGCAGAAACACATGACTGGATGTGCCCGCAGCGAGGGCTTCTACAAAATCAGCAGGAAAGATAAACTGAAATATCTGAACACCACATGGCTGCCCACAGACACCTCAACTGCAAGCACTCAG GGGATATGCATCCCAGCCCGGCCGCCGGCCCCTCTGCGCGCTGGGTCAGATTTCAGGTCTGAACAACGCCGCCTGCTGTCCTCATTCAGCTGTGATAGCGACCTGGTCAAATTCAACCAGCTCAAA TTCCGCAAAAAGAGGATCCGTTTCTGCCGCAGCCACATCCACGAGTGGGGCCTGTTCGCCATGGAGCCTATAGCAGCAGATGAGATGGTGATTGAGTATGTGGGTCAGACcatcagacag GTCATTGCCGACATGCGGGAGAAGCGTTATGAGGATGAAGGCATTGGAAGTAGCTATATGTTCCGGATTGCTCAGGATGCCATCATTGATGCCACTAAGTGTGGGAACTTAGCCAGGTTTATCAACCACAGCTGCAAT CCAAACTGCTATGCAAAGATCATCACTGTGGAATCTCAGAAGAAGATAGTGATCTACTCccggcagccaatcagcatcaaTGAGGAGATAACATACGACTACAAGTTTCCCCTTGAAGATGAGAAGATTCCTTGTCTGTGTGGAGCAGGCAGCTGCCGGGGCTCTCTGAACTGA